GAATTACAGGTATTTAATTGCCAATCTTTCTAGTGGCAATAATTAAAATGCCATCCCTTAATATGCAGGGCATTAAATGGAATTTAGTCATTGCTTACATGGCTAATTAAGGGGCTTATTGGAtgtttagtcagcaaaaaattgaaattagaaaattttaattaatttcatccaTATCAACAATTTCTGTCAAATCCTCTAattgctaaaaaaaatatttaattatgaactATAATTTAACACTCCTATAACTAGAATTCTTAAATTGTCACCCCTGACATGTAGGACAATAAATGCGATTTaggttatatatatgtgtcatGGTTATCAACGGACTTCAATTCATTCACAAACAGCTAGTACAGCTGCTCAACATAGGTACATGGCAGATCCAAATCCACTGCTCTATCAAGCTGGCTTGGAGGAGCCCCAGGCGGCGGCGCCACTGACGGAGGGTAAACGACAACGCCCCTCCCTTGACGACACGATTGAACACTGTATTGGGGACTTTGGGTGGACACAGATACTTCAGATAACACTTGTGTCTTTTGCATGGTTCTTCGACGCGCAGCAAATATTCATCACTATATTTACCGATGCTGAACCCAAATGGAGTTGCatcaatagtaatttttcatcGTCATGCAATGAAAACAGCAATCCCTGTCAGCTTCCTAGGGAGTCCTGGTCCTGGGACTTTCCAGCGAGCACATCCATCATCTCGGAGTGGTCATTGGAGTGCGCTGATTCCATCATAACGGGACTCCCAGAGTCGGCTTTTTTCTCAGGCAGCCTGGTCGGTGGATTCGCACTCGCCTCATTATCAGACTCTGCTCTGGGCAGAAAGAACATGCTAGTTTTGTCAATCCTGTTCATGTCCTTAACCGGTGTGCTAACCGCTCTGTCGACAAACGTCTGGATGTACGCAGGATGGCGGTTTATTGCCGGGTTTTGCCGGGCCCCAATTGGGGCCTGTGCTCTTGTTCTGGCGACAGAACTAGTCGGGAGAAAATGGAGAGAGAATGTTGGAATCATTGGATTCATCTGTTTCACTCTGGGTTTTCTAGCTCTTCCACTGATCGCATTTTTGCTTCAGGGTTATTCATGGAGGCTAATCTATCTTTGGACTTGTGTGCCTACAATGTTTTACTCAATCGCAGTGTTTATTGGGGTTCGAGAGTCCCCTAGATGGCTTTTCATCAAGGGTCGGAAAGACGAATTTGCAGAAACACTGAGAAGCATCGCGGCCCCGGCCAGCCGGAGCAGCTTAACGCAAAGCTTCTTCGGCAGGTGCTCTGAGTGGGAAGAGAAAAAGCAAGAAACCGACATTTTCTCCGCACTCAAGATCTTGATGGCGAAAGGATGGTCTTGCCGGCGGCTGGTGGTGGTTATGGTGGTGGGATTTGGGCATGGCATTATTTACTACGGCATGCCGTTGGGCCTTGGCAACCTCTCATTTGATCTGTATTTGAGCGTCACGCTAAATGCGCTATCTGAATTCCCAGCCTCATTGCTCGCGTTTGTACTCATTGGAAAACTGAACAGAAAGGGTTCGGTTCTGGGACTGTCCCTATTGAGTGGAGTATGCAGTGTGAGTTGTGTGTTGGTCAGATGGAAGGCACTGCAAATCGGGCTAGAGCTGATGTCGTTTTTGAGCGCATGCACAGCATTTGACATCGTTTCCATTTACACCCTAGAGTTATTCCCAACGTGTGTGAGGAACTCGGCGGTGGCGATGGCGCGGCAGTCGCTAGTGTTGGGCGGGGCTCTCGGCTCTGTTTTGGTGGCCGTCGGTAGAAAGAAAGGGTTGCTGCTGTCATATGGGGTGTTTGGGATGACAATTTCGATATGTGGGCTTTTTGTTGTATGCTTGCCAGAAACTAAAGGAAGGGTTTTGTGCGATACTATGGAGGAAGAAGAGCGCAAGAATGCTGCATTTGATGAGATCCACTGTGTATAAGAACCcaatttttccctttttttttatacgtTTCGATGCTCATAAATTTGTGTGTATTATTTATGTGTGAACTGGTCATTTGTACTAAGATTTCTCCAGCTAatgtatgattttatatatgacAGATTGATTTTGTGATCAACAAATTAGGATAGAGAAATTAATCAAACTATTCAATATCAATTGATAAAAGTTTCATTGAAGTCGAGtcattaatgtaataaatcaaataaaatttatttatttttttataaattttcaagctcgattcaaatttaatttaattagcaaAAACGTAATACAATATACTTGAAAACATCTGGCAtttgattcaaataaaatgtGTTCAAATTcgatttgattattaattggattaagTTCAAACATAATTTGTGATTTAGGACAGAATTGGCcgaaattttcataattgacAGAAAAAGTGCTCTCCTACCAAATTTGAAAATGCTAGCCCATTTTAtcctgaaatttgaaaattataaacgTACAAAACTAAATTGTTGTTCTAGcaagttacaggaccaaaatgcCAAAAGATCATAATAATGAAACCAAAAAATGGATTTAAGCTTGCAAAAATAATGCAATCATGATTACATATCATCACATGTTTTCATCAATATAAACCAGGCAAACCGTAATCTGCGGGCAATCAAgtagtttaattttatcaacaggaaaattctaatttgaacTCGACTCgatcaaatttaaactaatCATATAGTAAATGCAATAAACTTAACATGCGATTAGTGTATAGTTCAaaaaaagtgaccaatcacataataaatatgatatatttactctgtgattaatttaattcgacCAAACTTATCGAGACAAGTCTTTTCGCAACCACTGGTCCACCTCATCCTAGACGTGTTGAATTATTGTTCAATCTAATATTTATGgttaaaaaagagagaaaaagaaaggaaatcaattaaattgattattagaTTCTTCAGTCAACGTTAATTGGTTTGTTTTCACATCCAAATGCatcatcaattatttattccaaTTTGTCCTCTATGtttgcaattttattatttagttaattaaaacgTAATCAAGAATGGCCCACTTCAGTCAAATCCAACCGGGACAAGAGCTTTCCGATTAGATGCTGCATGAGTTTGTTTTCGTATACGTAACACCAATGATAAAACATGTTTCAATTCATGACTGATCGATCATGTTAATCCAGCCAtctatatcaattaatattaccactttaataattttagttttttgtcCTACTTATTAAATGCATTACATGTTTAAACACGTCGTGGTCTGAATCCAAGTCATATTAGTCGGCAGCGGGAGCGCCAAAAATCGAACTATATAGGTGTGGAGAGTTTTAAAGCGTCTATTATCAAAGtcaattaagaatatattttatttaataaattttcaaaacatatacaaatttatttattttggttggatttatagttaaaaatatacttgttAGAGTAATCGAAAtgaaatatcatatttaaataaaaaggtgCCCATCTATTTGTGATCTCGTGATAGAATATTGAGAgagtaatattcaaattatatgtgGGCGTGTTTGAatctgaaaatttcaaataattaataaaagataaaacacGAAAATATATGTTCATAGATgtagataaaagaaaagagaattttgagattatcatttgttgaataattaatcaaaaatgaatattataaaataataaagcgTCACGCCATCCCCAAGTCGCCGACGCTGGCCACAAATAACGATTTATGTGACTCAGGTTTTGTCTTTTAAGCAGTATTATTCGACAAAGAAAgcaaacactacaaaaaatgcaatatttaatcataattaattattatagtaaaaaataaaataatcgtAGCAAATAGTAATTAACTACGGCCATGCAACGGTTGTTGATCGTTGTATTTGCAAAGgtgctaaaatatttgtcatggctaaagccatgacaaatatttttattatggtgttagccatgacaaataactttttcttggtggtaaatttatattttcgcattaatttttatttaaccgtagtcataaaattatttaccacgaTTTTAGCCTAAAtatagctattaaaattatacccaatagtcatttttttatagtgaaatagtaatttagtaattaaaatagtttttatctgactttgattttttattaaaaaaatcccGATAAAAAACTTAGAAAAATAGGAATTAAGAAGTACTAAAGTGtctaaattacagaaaaacaaactaaatCACGTTACTTTAATTCTagccataaaaaaaaaaagtaaaacctcggtttagcaaaaaataatactcTTACCGCTTCAATCTCATTAcaaatatacattaaaataaaaaaaaaaagttaaataatttatataattaaagacCCCCATCATGtcaatataacaatatatgTATGCATGCGTGTATATTTGGTTTGAAGGTAGTCAGCTGAATCTGCATTATAAGTAATGTGATAGTTGATGTTGTCCTGAGAACAACATTGAGAATAGATCTCTTCTAATATTGTTATCTCATTAGACACTCCCTCAACATGTCGGAAGCCACGTATTCGTTGTCGGATTTTGGCTCAGTTAGATGTATTTGTGGGAAGTCGTCCGGGGATGGCTGTGGATACAGGGTTTTGTAAAGtagataattgtaattttacgtatataaaataaataatttcattgttAATACGGAAAATAGAGAATTTATCTAACACGTtttatgggtttttttttacGTGGAGATTATATATGTGGGGAAAGAGAATTTAGAcagtcaaaataaattatgggaaaTGGTGAAAAAGAAAGACACTGGACTCATTAGTGTCTGGAGATTTCTCCCAGGGCTGCTTTAGAGAAAGATGCTTGAGTTCATTGGGTTCCACTTTTGCGGCTATAAAGCAAGGGATAATTGCCACgtcattttctgaaaattaagtataattatatataatttttttctttaatttgagaaattatacttaGTGGACTTAATATTGGATTTCGTCCAACAAATTAATCATTCCAAATAGTCagaattatgaaatttgtttgtgttagcaaaaaaattaaataaaaatttattatttatttaattaacttattactcaCTTATTAGatgtcaaacaaaatttttcattatacattttcacacaagacgcctcaacctttaacaaagttagcataaaaacttgtaatgaatTGTGATTACTTCATTAAACTTACCTCatttccaaaaagttaaagccaGTGTCTCCCTCCAGTAaaggaatcattcactttctaaagaagatCTACAGGAACAATTGTGTCATTTATTGAGCAACACCATCGATTCAACAAtttataggcctaatatcctggtttctgcaataccaaaaccacGTTACTAGAaaactgttaccactcaaatatgtataaaccTGCCCATAAGTACATGAAggtagaaaaataacagaaacttgggcaggtgaatgattagttctttaacAGATAAACAGTAAGCCATATGTAAGCACAAACATCAGCTACcacatatataactgattaattgtcCTGAGCAAAAAcaccattctccctcttcaatgcgagtacccaaaaatcaaggtgatgttacagaaactaccatgtgattcaagggtaAAAATTTTAGAGACCGTAGTTACcaggaagaaaatcaaaatggctaaacacaccaaagtcagggttcaaaactacaacattttgtagtggttgttggcaaccaattcaagaattggttaacatatcataaccacccaaggcatttatcagattttatcaatcctccactcattttctctcactatatcccctctagtaaagtaaatcaattcaaaacCACTTTTGCTAAcgaaatatattgaaaggaaaaaagaagagggataCTGtactctctcctgtcctgttattgctcttatttcaataaatactctttcatatcaggtaaacaaaaatgagaatatacatCTATGCATGCCCACAAAAAGTTataaaggacataaatagatcacaaagacacacaatacccgtaatgagcataaaatgttgcgaaactatggCGATATCCTGCGTGAGAAAAaaggttgtgtagatagaaatcaagacttagaaattgaaacaaaatggcaaatgtaacaagacacAGATGACATTCGTAAAACAATACCttacttcttctatgttcaaaatggaagtaaaacatgttctaccgtgacacaacACACACccaatacacacacacacacacccacacgcaCCCCcacctacacacacacacacactccctacacaccccccccccaacaCACCCCCCcgatacacacacacacacccaacacacacacacacacatacacacacaccccacacatggacacacacacacacacaccccacacatgcacaaacacacacacacacacacacccccccacacacacacatacacacacaccccacacatgcacacacacacacacacacacaccccacacgcaaacacacacacacacaccctacacACACCTACccccacacatacaccccacacgcacacacacacaccctacacACACCTACccccacacatacaccccacacgcacacacacacacacacacaccccacacacacctacccccacccacacaccccacacgcacacacacacacacacacaccccacacacgaacacacacacacacgtgcacacacacacccacacaccatacacacacacaaaaagaaaaaaaacgaatagacaaggaaatggaaaagccagaataaggagggggcatcattaagcaaaacttctcaagtttgtggccgataaaattgaaaaagaaatacagtagctgattagaacatatgaaaatatattcgttgacatcatgatctcaacagaaacctacTACACCAAATCTTGAGTTTCAGAGAGGTTTAtccagaaactggataatattaatgacaaaatcattgccctaatacaattacatatataaaatacacttgaaaatgctgcaaccttctttgctccaataatagcactgggttcaaaagagcagcaatagttaaacttttcttgatgcccacaggcaggcttcccccaaagtatcgaatagcaaccaacaagtaaaacaactttacactgaataaaattccaaagcattactgcaatatttcaactaacaggaccgatcacatgtcggaatcagacatagcatactcagtaaatatcagaattcttacagccagtaaaacaattaaaatgatacattacatcaaactgaaaaacaacaaatgcgCCAAACTAATACATTGTCCACaaagctaaagtggttttcatcaagaagctcatcaatcaccagattaaagattgaatagggcaCACTTAGCAGCAGTTTAGAGGAACCTTAAAAGCACATGACATATCACCCACTGTAGAAGCTAGTCATCTTCATGGCGATATTTTCTACTCTTCTTCTCAAATCGCTACTTGCCCCTACCCACTCGCGAATCATTTGAAGCACTAACGTCGGAATCAGAGTCTGAATACGCCTTCCTGCTCCTCTTTTTATGCTGCAGATTGGCAAAATCATTagaagaatcatcatctgaatGATGGTGAATCCTCATCCTCCTCTTTCATCGCCTGCGCTTCAATTCCTGTAATTTATACCTGCAATTTACCTGATTCAGAAAAGTGCcttcaattccttaaaaagaaaaacaaaaaataaatagaaaattacctTCAAGTTAATCCAACTACCCATACTGCTTAGAAGCAACATGAGATCAGaaagtaaaccaaaatccaaaatgctaTAAATACATGGATGGTTAACAGGAAGCAATTAGCACTGagttagctttgtatttactaaggcatttcagcaaaagcccaagcgtcaagaaatataaatcacacaagacggCCCAAcatttaacaaagttagcataaaaacttgtaatggatttcgattacttcatgaaacttacctgttttccaaaaagttaaagctagtgtctccttccagtaaaggaatcattcactttctaaagaagatCCACAAGATCAACTCTGTCATTTATTGAGCAACACCACAGATTTaacaacttataggcctaatatccTGATTTCTGtaataccaaaaccacattacttAGAAACTGTTACCACTCTAATATGTATGAACCCGCccataagtacctgaaggcagaaaaataacagaaacttgggcaggtgaatgattagttctttaacTGATAAACAGTAAACCATACGTAAGCACTAGCATCAGTTACCACATATATAACTGAGTAATTGTTCCTGAGCAAAAACatcattctccctcttccatgcgagtacccaaaaatcaatGTGATGCTACTGAAACTATTATGTGATTGAAGGGTGAAAATTTTAGAGACCGCAATTAGcaggaagaaaatcaaaatggctaaacacaccaaagtcagggttcaaaactacaacattttgtaatGGTCGCcggcaaccaattcaagaattggttaacatatcataaccacccaaggcatttatcagattttatcaatcctgcacccattttctctcactatatcccctctaataaagtaaatcaattcaagaccacttttgctaacgagatatactgaaacgaaaaaagaagagggacaatgcactctctcttgtcctgttattgctcttatttcaataaatactcttccatattaggtaaacaaaaatgacaaTACACATCTATTCAAGCCCACAAaatacaaaggacataaatagaccacaaagacacacaatacccgtaatgaacataaaatattgcgaaactatggtgataTCCTGTGCGAGAAAAAAAGTTGTGAACATAGAAATCAAAGCAGAACAGCAAATGTAATAAGACACAGATGGCATttgttggcgcagaagataaaaacaCCACCttacttcttctatgttcaaaatggaagtaaaacatgatctaccgtgacacacacacacacacacacatacacacccacacacaccgccacccacacacacaccccccacacatacacaccccccacacatacacacacaccccacacgcacacacaaacacacattaacacacaccccacacatgcACAAACAACCNNNNNNNNNNNNNNNNNNNNNNNNNNNNNNNNNNNNNNNNNNNNNNNNNNNNNNNNNNNNNNNNNNNNNNNNNNNNNNNNNNNNNNNNNNNNNNNNNNNNNNNNNNNNNNNNNNNNNNNNNNNNNNNNNNNNNNNNNNNNNNNNNNNNNNNNNNNNNNNNNNNNNNNNNNNNNNNNNNNNNNNNNNNNNNNNNNNNNNNNNNNNNNNNNNNNNNNNNNNNNNNNNNNNNNNNNNNNNNNNNNNNNNNNNNNNNNNNNNNNNNNNNNNNNNNNNNNNNNNNNNNNNNNNNNNNNNNNNNNNNNNNNNNNNNNNNNNNNNNNNNNNNNNNNNNNNNNNNNNNNNNNNNNNNNNNNNNNNNNNNNNNNNNNNNNNNNNNNNNNNNNNNNNNNNNNNNNNNNNNNNNNNNNNNNNNNNNNNNNNNNNNNNNNNNNNNNNNNNNNNNNNNNNNNNNNNNNNNNNNNNNNNNNNNNNNNNNNNNNNNNNNNNNNNNNNNNNNNNNNNNNNNNNNNNNNNNNNNNNNNNNNNNNNNNNNNNNNNNNNNNNNNNNNNNNNNNNNNNNNNNNNNNNNNNNNNNNNNNNNNNNNNNNNNNNNNNNNNNNNNNNNNNNNNNNNNNNNNNNNNNNNNNNNNNNNNNNNNNNNNNNNNNNNNNNNNNNNNNNNNNNNNNNNNNNNNNNNNNNNNNNNNNNNNNNNNNNNNNNNNNNNNNNNNNNNNNNNNNNNNNNNNNNNNNNNNNNNNNNNNNNNNNNNNNNNNNNNNNNNNNNNNNNNNNNNNNNNNNNNNNNNNNNNNNNNNNNNNNNNNNNNNNNNNNNNNNNNNNNNNNNNNNNNNNNNNNNNNNNNNNNNNNNNNNNNNNNNNNNNNNNNNNNNNNNNNNNNNNNNNNNNNNNNNNNNNNNNNNNNNNNNNNNNNNNNNNNNNNNNNNNNNNNNNNNNNNNNNNNNNNNNNNNNNNNcgccccccccccccccccccccacacacactccacacatgcacaaacacacacacacacacatacaccaaagtggctaaacacaccaaattttgggttcaaaactacaatattttgtagtggttgttggcaaccaattcaagaatttgttaacatatcataaccacccaagacatttatcagattttatcaatcct
This genomic window from Sesamum indicum cultivar Zhongzhi No. 13 linkage group LG12, S_indicum_v1.0, whole genome shotgun sequence contains:
- the LOC105175121 gene encoding organic cation/carnitine transporter 3-like, with amino-acid sequence MCHGYQRTSIHSQTASTAAQHRYMADPNPLLYQAGLEEPQAAAPLTEGKRQRPSLDDTIEHCIGDFGWTQILQITLVSFAWFFDAQQIFITIFTDAEPKWSCINSNFSSSCNENSNPCQLPRESWSWDFPASTSIISEWSLECADSIITGLPESAFFSGSLVGGFALASLSDSALGRKNMLVLSILFMSLTGVLTALSTNVWMYAGWRFIAGFCRAPIGACALVLATELVGRKWRENVGIIGFICFTLGFLALPLIAFLLQGYSWRLIYLWTCVPTMFYSIAVFIGVRESPRWLFIKGRKDEFAETLRSIAAPASRSSLTQSFFGRCSEWEEKKQETDIFSALKILMAKGWSCRRLVVVMVVGFGHGIIYYGMPLGLGNLSFDLYLSVTLNALSEFPASLLAFVLIGKLNRKGSVLGLSLLSGVCSVSCVLVRWKALQIGLELMSFLSACTAFDIVSIYTLELFPTCVRNSAVAMARQSLVLGGALGSVLVAVGRKKGLLLSYGVFGMTISICGLFVVCLPETKGRVLCDTMEEEERKNAAFDEIHCV